The proteins below come from a single Dehalococcoidia bacterium genomic window:
- a CDS encoding SDR family NAD(P)-dependent oxidoreductase gives MESILVTGGAGFIGSHLCERLLSQGWFVVCLDNFDPYYSPDVKRKNIAKSLKNKRFYLDECDIRDKERMSGLFSSRKFDAVVHLAARAGVRPSIQDPHIYQDVNIGGTINLLELCREYDVKRFIFGSSSSVYGDNSDVPFKESSPLMKPVSPYAASKQACELFCYTYHHLYDIRIACLRFFTVYGPRQRPDMAIHKFTRLISGGNRVELYGDGSSKRDYTYIDDIIDGVQAAVDKNPAFEIINLGGSQTTELRQLVSLIEKSTGKKARTIKSPDQPGDVPVTYADVSKAKKLLGYKPRVKVEDGIPLFVKWYKVQKR, from the coding sequence ATGGAAAGCATTCTCGTCACCGGCGGCGCCGGATTCATAGGAAGCCATCTCTGCGAACGCCTGCTGTCTCAGGGCTGGTTCGTGGTGTGCCTGGACAACTTCGATCCATACTACTCACCCGACGTTAAGAGGAAGAACATCGCCAAATCCCTCAAGAACAAGCGTTTCTACCTGGACGAGTGCGATATCAGGGATAAGGAGAGGATGTCCGGACTGTTCTCCTCGCGCAAGTTCGACGCGGTGGTGCACCTGGCGGCGCGGGCCGGCGTCAGGCCGTCGATACAGGACCCGCACATCTACCAGGACGTCAACATCGGCGGGACGATAAACCTGCTGGAGCTGTGCCGCGAGTACGATGTGAAACGCTTCATCTTCGGCTCATCGTCATCGGTATACGGGGACAATTCGGACGTGCCGTTCAAGGAGAGCTCCCCGCTGATGAAGCCCGTCTCCCCCTACGCCGCCTCCAAGCAGGCCTGCGAGCTGTTCTGCTACACCTACCACCACCTCTACGATATCCGCATCGCCTGCCTGCGCTTCTTCACCGTCTACGGCCCGCGACAGAGGCCGGACATGGCGATTCATAAGTTCACCCGCCTCATAAGCGGCGGCAACCGCGTCGAGCTCTACGGCGACGGCTCATCGAAACGCGACTACACCTACATCGACGACATCATCGACGGGGTGCAGGCGGCCGTCGACAAGAACCCGGCTTTCGAGATAATCAACCTGGGCGGCTCGCAAACGACGGAGCTGAGACAGCTTGTATCGCTCATCGAGAAGAGCACGGGCAAGAAGGCCCGCACCATCAAGTCGCCGGATCAGCCGGGCGACGTGCCGGTGACGTACGCGGATGTGTCGAAGGCGAAGAAGCTGCTGGGCTACAAGCCCAGGGTCAAGGTCGAGGACGGCATCCCGCTGTTCGTGAAATGGTATAAGGTGCAGAAGCGGTAA
- a CDS encoding CAP domain-containing protein, translating into MNWINKWRLAKQINDVRASNGLNSLTRDRSLDNVAWQHAMYMANNNRLGYDGFENRAAIIRWQSKRSDRKCVGENCGKHTGSSLDANVIRATMDGWMKSDSHRNAIMNPVYNKTGIAGVVEQGHVYVVQVFAGEGVKARRLPAVSATPAFSE; encoded by the coding sequence ATGAACTGGATAAACAAGTGGCGCCTGGCGAAACAGATAAACGATGTCAGGGCAAGCAACGGCCTGAACTCGCTGACGAGGGACAGGTCGCTGGATAACGTAGCCTGGCAGCACGCCATGTATATGGCCAATAACAACAGGCTGGGCTACGACGGCTTCGAGAATAGGGCCGCTATCATCAGGTGGCAGAGCAAGAGATCCGACAGGAAATGCGTGGGTGAAAACTGCGGCAAGCACACCGGCTCCTCGCTCGATGCAAACGTCATCCGGGCCACGATGGACGGCTGGATGAAGTCCGACAGCCACAGGAATGCCATTATGAATCCCGTTTATAACAAAACGGGGATAGCCGGCGTCGTCGAGCAGGGACACGTTTATGTAGTGCAGGTTTTCGCGGGCGAAGGCGTGAAGGCCAGGCGGCTCCCCGCGGTTTCAGCTACCCCCGCCTTCTCCGAGTAA
- a CDS encoding UDP-glucose/GDP-mannose dehydrogenase family protein, which produces MRISVIGNGYVGLATAVGLAGDGHRVVCIDNNPDKVRIINQGASPVYEKGLNELVSSCVANGTLRASGDYGDVSDTDITFLCVGTYSPSCNGTDFTQIERAAEDVGKVLSKKDGYHVVAVKSTVAPGTTERVIIPALEKSSGKKIGADIGAAVNPEFLEEGRAVDCFLNPYRVIIGEYDARSGDTVEILYRDFNAPIIRTTPAAAEMIKYASNAFLSAKISFINEIGNICGRLGIDVYDVAGAMGHDPRIGRKFLNAGAGFGGSCLPKDIEELIDTAAKAGYDAGMLKSILELNRQQPLKMVEAAEAAVGDLKGKTVAVLGLSFKPGTDDMRDAPSLRVIAALLDKGASVRAYDPAAVENARKVIEGQVEYCGSAAQAIDNADCVLIVTEWDEFKAESLYNGKVVIDGRRVLDPRRAKGLCDYRGICW; this is translated from the coding sequence ATGAGGATATCAGTTATCGGCAACGGCTATGTCGGACTGGCGACGGCCGTTGGGCTCGCCGGCGACGGGCACCGGGTGGTCTGCATAGATAACAACCCCGACAAGGTCCGAATCATCAATCAGGGCGCATCGCCCGTCTACGAAAAAGGCCTCAACGAACTTGTATCCTCGTGCGTCGCGAACGGGACGCTCCGCGCCTCCGGCGATTACGGCGACGTATCGGACACCGATATCACATTCCTCTGCGTCGGCACGTACTCCCCGTCATGCAACGGCACAGATTTCACGCAGATAGAGCGGGCCGCGGAAGACGTGGGCAAGGTATTATCGAAGAAGGACGGATACCACGTGGTCGCCGTCAAGAGCACGGTGGCACCCGGCACCACCGAGCGCGTCATAATCCCCGCCCTGGAGAAGTCCTCGGGCAAAAAGATCGGCGCGGACATCGGCGCGGCGGTCAACCCCGAATTCCTTGAGGAGGGCCGGGCCGTAGACTGCTTCCTCAACCCGTACCGCGTCATCATAGGGGAATACGACGCGAGGTCCGGCGACACCGTCGAGATTCTGTACCGCGATTTCAACGCGCCCATCATACGCACCACGCCGGCCGCGGCCGAGATGATAAAGTACGCCAGCAACGCCTTCCTCTCGGCCAAGATATCCTTCATCAACGAGATAGGCAACATCTGCGGCAGGCTGGGCATAGACGTGTACGACGTGGCCGGCGCCATGGGCCACGACCCGCGCATCGGCAGAAAATTCCTCAACGCGGGGGCGGGCTTCGGCGGCTCGTGCCTGCCCAAGGACATAGAGGAGCTCATCGACACGGCGGCAAAGGCCGGATACGACGCCGGCATGCTGAAATCGATACTGGAGCTGAACCGGCAACAGCCGCTGAAGATGGTCGAGGCGGCAGAGGCCGCCGTCGGCGATCTCAAGGGCAAGACCGTGGCCGTGCTGGGACTGTCCTTCAAGCCGGGCACGGACGACATGCGCGACGCCCCGTCGCTCAGGGTCATCGCCGCCCTGCTGGACAAGGGCGCGTCGGTGCGGGCCTACGACCCAGCGGCCGTCGAGAACGCGCGCAAGGTCATCGAGGGGCAGGTCGAATACTGCGGCAGCGCGGCGCAGGCCATCGACAATGCGGACTGCGTGCTCATCGTTACGGAATGGGATGAGTTCAAGGCGGAATCGCTATATAACGGCAAGGTGGTGATCGACGGCAGGCGCGTGCTGGATCCGCGCCGGGCCAAAGGGCTCTGCGATTACCGCGGCATATGCTGGTAG
- a CDS encoding glycosyltransferase family 4 protein gives MLNYEYPPLGGGAANACKYILGELARKQIEVDLVTSAANDKFEQEKIGDTVTLYKLPVNKKDIHYWTQKEILSYTLKATKFMRRLMKDNHYDVCHAFFGIPCGAMAYLFKRRLSYIVSLRGSDVPGFNKRFSAEYVVLKPIIKEVWRRSASVVANSQGLKELALRSDPKRNIDIIYNGIDTAQFIPGSGGGDKVKILCVSRLIGRKGISHLIESAPIIKEKYNGKFEISIVGEGNLEQELRALSASLGADDVVSFAGYVEHSKLPEIYAGSDIFILPSMNEGMSNTVLEAMACGLPIITTDTGGTRELIKDNGIVLSEVSGAAIADAVLRLMTDDKARREMGRKSRELAEGLSWEKVAESYLRMYETIKL, from the coding sequence ATGCTCAACTACGAGTATCCTCCTCTGGGCGGCGGGGCGGCCAACGCCTGCAAGTACATACTGGGCGAGCTGGCGCGGAAACAGATAGAAGTAGACCTGGTCACATCCGCGGCTAACGACAAATTCGAACAGGAGAAGATCGGCGATACGGTAACGCTGTACAAGCTGCCCGTAAACAAGAAGGACATCCACTACTGGACGCAGAAGGAAATCCTGTCGTATACGCTTAAAGCGACTAAATTCATGCGGCGGCTGATGAAGGACAACCATTACGATGTGTGCCACGCCTTCTTCGGCATCCCGTGCGGCGCGATGGCTTACCTGTTCAAGAGACGTCTGTCTTATATCGTCTCCCTCAGGGGCTCGGACGTGCCCGGATTCAACAAGCGCTTCTCCGCCGAGTACGTTGTGCTGAAACCGATAATCAAAGAGGTGTGGAGAAGGTCCGCGTCGGTGGTAGCCAACAGCCAGGGCTTGAAGGAGCTGGCGCTGCGTTCAGACCCGAAGCGGAATATAGATATCATCTACAACGGCATAGACACGGCGCAGTTCATACCAGGCAGCGGCGGCGGGGATAAGGTAAAAATCCTCTGCGTGTCGCGGCTGATCGGACGCAAGGGCATCAGCCACCTGATAGAGAGCGCGCCCATCATCAAAGAGAAATACAATGGAAAATTTGAGATATCGATAGTGGGCGAGGGCAACCTGGAGCAGGAGCTGCGCGCCCTGTCCGCGAGCCTGGGCGCGGACGACGTGGTTTCCTTTGCCGGGTACGTGGAGCATAGTAAACTGCCGGAGATATACGCGGGCTCGGATATTTTCATACTGCCCTCCATGAACGAGGGCATGTCCAACACGGTGCTTGAGGCCATGGCCTGCGGCCTGCCCATCATCACAACGGACACGGGCGGCACGCGGGAGCTGATAAAGGATAACGGCATAGTATTGAGCGAGGTTAGCGGCGCTGCCATAGCCGATGCGGTACTGCGCCTGATGACGGATGATAAGGCGCGGCGGGAGATGGGACGCAAGTCAAGGGAGTTAGCGGAGGGTTTGAGCTGGGAGAAGGTTGCGGAGAGCTATTTGAGGATGTATGAAACCATCAAACTTTAG
- a CDS encoding type II toxin-antitoxin system HicA family toxin, with protein sequence MSSKKLIKLLEQSGASFDRQGKGDHAIYRREVKGKVLKAPVLQGKNNLPPEYSLVVFKQLGLTDEEISRLLR encoded by the coding sequence ATGTCCAGCAAGAAGCTCATCAAACTGCTGGAGCAGTCCGGGGCCTCGTTCGACCGGCAGGGAAAAGGCGACCACGCCATTTATCGCAGGGAAGTAAAGGGCAAGGTTCTCAAAGCCCCCGTCCTGCAGGGAAAGAATAACCTGCCGCCGGAATACAGCCTGGTGGTTTTCAAGCAGCTCGGCCTGACCGACGAGGAGATATCCCGCCTGCTGAGGTAG
- a CDS encoding class I SAM-dependent methyltransferase, with translation MRFQFGKNWQSFSRSALNEDKINQARNDFLALFSDIDLKGKRFFDIGFGQGLTLLLAGEAGANVYGIDIDADNLSALSETKKFFPAIEMPDTEVVSILDNNFIERQIKSGGYDVVHSWGVLHHTGNMEQAIKNATKLTKDRGFLIISIYNKHWSSPLWRCIKWTYNKAPNVMRCAMLRALYPIVYTAKWCVTRRNPKKHKRGMDFWHNLVDWVGGYPYEYATPQAVQKSVCDLGFTVVKYTPAAVPTGCNEFVFQKKAS, from the coding sequence ATGCGGTTTCAGTTTGGTAAAAATTGGCAGTCTTTTTCCCGGAGCGCCCTGAATGAAGATAAGATAAATCAGGCGAGAAATGATTTTCTTGCACTCTTCTCAGACATTGACTTAAAGGGGAAGCGCTTCTTTGACATAGGCTTTGGCCAGGGCCTCACTTTGCTGCTTGCCGGGGAGGCTGGAGCCAATGTTTACGGAATAGATATAGATGCGGATAACCTGTCCGCTCTGAGCGAAACGAAGAAATTCTTTCCTGCCATCGAGATGCCTGATACGGAAGTTGTTTCAATACTGGATAACAATTTCATCGAGAGGCAGATCAAGTCCGGCGGATATGATGTAGTGCATTCCTGGGGGGTGCTGCATCATACCGGCAATATGGAACAAGCTATCAAGAATGCGACTAAGCTGACGAAAGACCGGGGGTTCCTGATTATATCCATCTATAATAAACACTGGTCTTCCCCGCTCTGGCGCTGCATAAAGTGGACTTATAATAAGGCTCCCAATGTAATGCGGTGTGCGATGCTCAGGGCATTGTATCCCATAGTCTACACGGCGAAGTGGTGTGTTACGCGGCGAAATCCGAAAAAGCATAAGCGCGGCATGGATTTCTGGCATAATCTGGTTGATTGGGTAGGAGGGTATCCTTACGAGTACGCAACGCCGCAGGCGGTACAGAAATCCGTTTGTGACCTGGGTTTCACAGTTGTGAAATACACTCCCGCGGCTGTTCCGACCGGCTGCAACGAGTTTGTATTTCAGAAGAAGGCTTCCTGA
- a CDS encoding type II toxin-antitoxin system HicB family antitoxin, translating into MKEYTIILKKSGDQYVSLCLELTVVGCGDTRGEAIASVKDAIESYVDCMGDEAPIDRPISLQLLHDFLSEGEADSGPEGAPRLKVLAYG; encoded by the coding sequence ATGAAGGAATACACGATAATATTGAAGAAATCCGGCGACCAGTACGTGTCGCTGTGCCTTGAGCTGACAGTTGTCGGATGCGGCGATACCAGAGGGGAAGCTATAGCCAGCGTAAAGGATGCCATCGAGTCGTATGTCGATTGCATGGGGGATGAAGCGCCGATCGACCGGCCGATATCATTGCAACTGCTTCACGATTTCCTTTCCGAGGGCGAAGCGGATTCGGGTCCTGAAGGCGCGCCCCGCCTCAAGGTGCTGGCCTATGGCTAA
- the typA gene encoding translational GTPase TypA — MGLLKQENIRNIAIIAHVDHGKTTLVDQLFRQSGTFRENQVVAERLMDSIDLERERGITIASKNGSFTYKGYWVNIIDTPGHADFGGQVERVLEMADGALLLVDAQEGPMPQTYFVLKKALALHMPVIVVINKIDKSAARPDWSINQVFDLFVKLGAPDAILDFPVVYASARDGYASDEPVVEGGSMEPLYEKIIAHIPPPGGSEDEPLQMHVSSIDYSPYLGRLGIGKITGGRLNINKDIVVARRDGSMVPTRITKLYRFVGNQKVPIEEAGVGEIVAVAGMEEVTVGVTYTDPEDPRPLPPVAIDPPTLSMNFVPNSSPFAGREGRFVTSRHLKDRLFRETLSDVALVVEELDDVPGFKVSGRGELHLSILIERMRREGYEFQVTRPQVIMRMEGGKLLEPYEELIIDVDKQYMGAVIEKLGARKGRMLEMMQGEGMTRLVFRIPTRGLLGFKSEFMTDTKGMGVMNYIFSDYGEFAGDMRNRRNGAIVAQEACTTVAYALYHLQDRGRFFIGPGVNVYSGQIIGENSRDNDLVVNPGKAKKMTNMRAAGSDENVVLTPPVEMSLEDCITFINDDELVEVTPKSIRLRKRAGVMKGKVASLSESAF, encoded by the coding sequence ATGGGACTATTGAAACAAGAGAATATCCGCAACATCGCCATTATCGCGCACGTGGATCATGGCAAGACGACGCTGGTCGATCAGCTGTTCCGGCAGAGCGGCACCTTCCGCGAGAACCAGGTCGTGGCCGAGCGCCTCATGGACTCCATCGACCTGGAGCGGGAGCGCGGCATCACCATAGCATCCAAGAACGGATCGTTCACCTATAAAGGCTACTGGGTCAATATCATCGACACGCCGGGCCACGCCGACTTCGGCGGGCAGGTGGAGCGCGTGCTGGAGATGGCCGACGGCGCGCTGCTGCTGGTCGACGCCCAGGAAGGGCCGATGCCGCAGACGTACTTCGTGCTCAAGAAGGCGCTGGCGCTGCACATGCCGGTCATCGTGGTCATAAACAAGATAGACAAGTCCGCGGCCAGGCCGGACTGGAGCATAAATCAGGTCTTCGACCTGTTCGTAAAGCTGGGCGCCCCGGACGCGATATTGGACTTCCCGGTCGTCTATGCCTCGGCAAGGGACGGCTACGCCTCGGATGAGCCGGTGGTGGAGGGGGGCTCCATGGAGCCCCTGTACGAGAAGATAATCGCGCACATACCGCCGCCCGGTGGCTCGGAGGACGAGCCGCTTCAGATGCACGTCAGCTCCATCGACTACTCGCCCTATCTGGGCCGGCTGGGCATAGGCAAGATAACTGGGGGCCGCCTGAATATCAACAAGGATATCGTGGTGGCGCGCCGCGACGGCTCCATGGTCCCGACACGTATCACCAAGCTGTACCGCTTCGTGGGCAACCAGAAGGTTCCCATCGAGGAGGCCGGCGTTGGGGAGATCGTGGCCGTGGCCGGCATGGAGGAGGTCACGGTCGGCGTGACCTACACCGACCCGGAGGACCCGCGCCCGCTGCCGCCCGTGGCTATAGACCCGCCCACGCTGTCCATGAACTTCGTGCCCAACAGTTCGCCCTTCGCCGGCCGCGAGGGACGGTTCGTTACGTCGCGCCACCTCAAGGACAGGCTCTTCCGCGAGACGCTGAGCGATGTGGCCCTTGTCGTCGAGGAGCTTGATGACGTCCCCGGCTTCAAGGTCTCCGGTCGCGGCGAGCTGCACCTGTCCATCCTCATCGAGCGCATGCGCCGGGAGGGCTACGAGTTCCAGGTAACGAGGCCGCAGGTCATTATGAGGATGGAGGGCGGGAAGCTGCTGGAGCCCTACGAGGAGCTCATAATCGACGTCGATAAACAGTATATGGGCGCCGTCATCGAGAAGCTGGGCGCCAGGAAGGGACGCATGCTGGAGATGATGCAGGGCGAGGGCATGACGCGCCTGGTGTTCAGGATACCCACGCGCGGCCTGCTCGGCTTCAAATCGGAGTTCATGACCGACACCAAGGGCATGGGCGTGATGAACTACATCTTCTCCGATTACGGGGAATTCGCCGGCGATATGAGGAACCGCAGGAACGGCGCCATCGTGGCGCAGGAGGCCTGCACCACGGTAGCCTACGCGCTTTACCACCTGCAGGACAGGGGCCGCTTCTTCATCGGGCCTGGCGTCAATGTATACAGCGGGCAGATAATCGGCGAGAACAGCAGGGACAACGACCTCGTGGTCAATCCCGGCAAGGCCAAGAAGATGACCAACATGCGCGCCGCCGGCTCCGACGAGAACGTCGTGCTCACGCCTCCGGTGGAGATGAGCCTGGAGGACTGCATCACGTTCATCAACGATGACGAGCTGGTTGAGGTCACGCCCAAATCCATCCGCCTGCGCAAGCGCGCCGGCGTCATGAAGGGCAAAGTGGCCTCGTTGTCAGAATCCGCGTTCTAA
- a CDS encoding glycosyltransferase family 2 protein, translated as MKLSIVIPTYNEEKNVSLLHDEISAALKNIDAGYEIIFVDDGSTDGTYSALKEMRGRDGRVKIVKFKKNFGQSAAMAAGFEHAKGGIVVTMDADMQNDPSDIPLLLVELEKGYDVVCGWRKKRKDSISKKLFSRFANLLRRKLTGATIHDSGCSLRAYRKECLKSLELYGEMHRYIPAMLSWKGYRIGEVRTNHRPRAHGRTKYGYQRLIKGFLDLILILFWQKYSMRPIHLLGGSGIVLAIIGVLLGLYLGIERLAFGTPLGDRPLFMLAILMIIVGIQFLVFGVLADILVRIYYGQGERKYYTVEEVLE; from the coding sequence ATGAAACTTTCCATAGTAATCCCCACCTACAACGAGGAGAAGAACGTGTCGCTGCTGCACGATGAGATAAGCGCGGCGCTCAAGAATATCGACGCCGGTTACGAGATCATCTTCGTCGATGACGGCTCAACGGACGGGACCTACAGCGCGTTGAAGGAGATGCGCGGGCGCGACGGCAGGGTCAAGATCGTCAAGTTCAAGAAGAACTTCGGCCAGTCGGCGGCCATGGCCGCGGGCTTCGAGCACGCAAAAGGCGGCATCGTGGTCACCATGGACGCGGACATGCAGAACGACCCGTCGGACATACCGCTGTTGCTCGTCGAACTGGAAAAAGGTTACGACGTCGTCTGCGGCTGGCGCAAGAAGCGCAAGGATTCCATATCGAAAAAGCTGTTCTCACGGTTTGCCAACCTGCTGCGCAGGAAACTTACCGGGGCCACGATACACGACTCCGGATGCAGCCTGCGCGCCTACAGGAAGGAGTGCCTCAAGTCGCTGGAGCTCTACGGCGAGATGCACCGCTACATTCCGGCCATGCTGTCATGGAAGGGCTACAGGATAGGCGAGGTGCGCACCAACCACAGGCCGCGCGCCCACGGCAGGACCAAGTACGGCTACCAAAGGCTTATCAAGGGCTTCCTCGATCTGATACTGATCCTGTTCTGGCAGAAGTACTCCATGCGCCCCATCCACCTGCTGGGCGGGTCCGGGATAGTGCTGGCTATCATCGGCGTGCTGCTCGGCCTCTACCTGGGCATAGAGAGGCTGGCCTTCGGCACTCCACTTGGCGACCGTCCTCTGTTCATGCTGGCGATACTGATGATAATCGTGGGCATCCAGTTCCTGGTCTTCGGCGTGCTGGCCGATATACTGGTGCGCATATACTACGGGCAGGGCGAGCGTAAATACTATACCGTCGAAGAGGTGCTGGAATAA
- a CDS encoding CAP domain-containing protein has product MFFLKWINKWRLTEEINDIRHRNGLEPLSRMRFLDKIAWQHARYMARNDKLGHDGFHARSLLIREQKKTIPSKYVGENCGKCPGRSFNKEVIRATTDGWMKSASHRKAILNPEYNMTGVGCITNKEYVYIVQIFVG; this is encoded by the coding sequence ATGTTTTTTTTGAAATGGATCAACAAGTGGCGGCTGACGGAGGAGATCAACGACATCAGGCACAGGAACGGTTTGGAGCCGCTTTCAAGGATGAGGTTCCTTGATAAGATCGCCTGGCAGCATGCCAGGTATATGGCCAGGAACGATAAGCTGGGACATGACGGTTTTCACGCCAGGTCCCTGTTGATAAGGGAGCAAAAGAAAACGATACCGAGTAAATACGTGGGTGAAAACTGCGGCAAATGCCCGGGCCGGTCCTTCAACAAAGAAGTTATCAGGGCTACCACGGACGGATGGATGAAGTCGGCCAGCCACAGGAAAGCGATCCTGAATCCGGAATACAATATGACAGGCGTAGGCTGTATCACAAATAAGGAATATGTTTATATCGTGCAGATTTTTGTTGGTTGA
- a CDS encoding DUF5671 domain-containing protein, giving the protein MFIASGVLGLIIPLFVIGVILYLVLKRRNDREGVSAYKGLLMVYFYTLIGASIIIAAIGAGYLLSAAFSSAYSDRSIVNDLTAGITMFCTGTIICVLHVVGKKAVEAREGKTTPLLRRVYLFIMLGIFSMGGIVSLPLAIYETARYYVKDETSWGDPSGAIAAAVVIVPLWIYYLMRVMREARAARNEEASSDDTTGGVT; this is encoded by the coding sequence ATGTTTATCGCATCGGGTGTGCTGGGACTTATCATTCCACTGTTCGTCATCGGCGTCATCCTCTATCTTGTTCTGAAGCGCCGCAACGACAGGGAGGGCGTTTCAGCTTATAAGGGCCTCCTCATGGTCTATTTCTACACTCTTATAGGAGCCAGCATCATTATCGCCGCTATAGGCGCGGGGTATCTCCTATCAGCCGCTTTCAGCTCGGCCTACAGCGACAGGTCGATCGTAAATGACCTCACAGCGGGCATCACGATGTTCTGTACCGGCACCATCATCTGCGTGCTGCATGTAGTAGGCAAGAAGGCCGTGGAGGCCAGAGAGGGAAAGACCACGCCGCTGCTGAGGCGGGTATATCTGTTCATCATGCTCGGCATCTTCAGCATGGGAGGCATCGTGTCTCTGCCGCTGGCGATATATGAAACCGCCCGCTACTATGTGAAAGATGAAACTTCCTGGGGCGATCCGTCCGGAGCCATCGCGGCGGCGGTCGTTATCGTGCCGCTGTGGATATACTACCTGATGAGGGTCATGCGCGAGGCGCGCGCCGCGAGGAACGAAGAGGCGTCGTCGGATGATACGACCGGAGGAGTGACATAG